A genome region from Pseudomonas pergaminensis includes the following:
- a CDS encoding LysE family translocator, with the protein MLNPKTAIFFLAFLPQFVHPESASSLVQFAVLGLIFSGLSAVYTSLLALAIRPLSRGVKGLSRLRRWEGKIIGTLFMGLGLNVALQQR; encoded by the coding sequence GTGCTCAACCCGAAAACCGCGATTTTCTTCCTGGCCTTCCTGCCGCAATTCGTGCACCCGGAATCCGCGTCGTCGCTGGTGCAATTCGCGGTGCTGGGCCTGATCTTTTCCGGGCTCAGTGCGGTGTACACCAGCTTGCTGGCGCTCGCCATCCGCCCCTTGAGTCGTGGGGTCAAAGGGCTTTCCCGGCTGCGCCGCTGGGAAGGCAAAATCATTGGCACGCTGTTTATGGGCCTGGGGCTGAATGTGGCGTTGCAGCAGCGCTGA
- a CDS encoding LysR family transcriptional regulator — protein MNFDLADLRGFLAVADLGSFSAAAQALHLSQSALSRRVDKLEQALGVQLFERTTRRVELSTIGRGFLPRARNVLNELESALIGFHDLAFRLSGEVTIACVPSAVAYFLPDVIRHYHAKYPGIRVRVIDESSSAILTVVARGEADFGLTYIGTQDADVVFQPLLEEDFVVALQVGHPLTQRPSLTWDDLAGVDYISLAQGSGNRFLIDQALAHRDVRPRSFCEVKHVPALVSLVEAGLGVGVVPKLAMPANGHATLVTRPLSDPAISRTLGLISRRGRALSPVAQLLFDLLMAVKK, from the coding sequence ATGAATTTTGATCTCGCGGACCTTCGCGGTTTTCTCGCGGTGGCCGACCTGGGAAGTTTCAGCGCGGCTGCCCAAGCGTTGCACTTGTCGCAATCCGCACTCTCGCGGCGCGTCGACAAACTGGAGCAGGCGCTGGGTGTGCAGTTGTTCGAACGCACCACGCGGCGTGTGGAACTCTCTACGATCGGGCGAGGTTTCCTGCCGCGTGCGCGCAACGTGCTGAATGAGCTGGAGAGCGCGCTGATAGGCTTTCACGACCTGGCCTTCCGGCTATCCGGTGAAGTCACGATTGCCTGTGTGCCCTCTGCCGTGGCGTATTTCCTGCCGGACGTTATTCGGCACTACCACGCCAAATACCCGGGTATCCGGGTGCGGGTGATCGATGAGTCTTCATCGGCGATCTTGACGGTCGTAGCCAGGGGCGAGGCGGACTTTGGCCTGACCTACATCGGCACCCAGGACGCCGACGTGGTCTTCCAGCCGTTGCTGGAGGAAGACTTCGTGGTTGCGCTGCAGGTCGGTCACCCGCTGACCCAGCGCCCTTCCCTGACCTGGGATGACCTGGCCGGGGTCGACTACATCAGCCTGGCGCAAGGCAGCGGCAACCGCTTTTTGATCGACCAGGCGCTGGCCCATCGTGATGTGCGGCCACGCTCATTCTGCGAAGTGAAGCATGTGCCAGCGCTGGTCAGCCTGGTGGAAGCGGGATTGGGCGTTGGCGTGGTGCCCAAGTTGGCCATGCCGGCCAACGGGCATGCGACGCTGGTTACGCGGCCGCTGAGCGACCCAGCGATCAGCCGCACGCTGGGGCTCATATCCCGACGAGGGCGAGCGCTGTCGCCCGTGGCGCAGTTGCTGTTTGACCTGCTGATGGCGGTGAAAAAGTAG
- a CDS encoding Ldh family oxidoreductase, which translates to MNNNNELPAIAFEDLRQQGRLAFQGLGLTQHAAEQVCQVLVLADLFGLTTHGLSRLESYGERLECGGISASAEPVVETVAPAIARVDGRNAVGPLVGMAALDAGLQMAKQFGIGLVLARGSNHFGPVSPYAYLAAEQGFASIIGSNATTTIAPSGGSDARLGNSPLGFGVPNPDGNHFMLDMAMSVVARAKIRNALTRQQSIPDNWATDANGKPTTDPRAALDGFLLPIGAHKGYGLALVVDLLAGLLSDAAYLTHVKSWVDAPDEPQNLGHFFILIDTSRLGSSAWLKERMTDFAAILHQSPAIDPAAPVIVPGEIELKKMQRYLRDGVPVDPTTQRLLDLYASRVA; encoded by the coding sequence ATGAACAACAACAACGAATTGCCTGCCATTGCGTTTGAAGACCTGCGCCAACAAGGCCGCCTTGCCTTTCAGGGGTTGGGTCTCACACAACACGCCGCCGAACAGGTCTGCCAGGTATTGGTGTTGGCCGATCTGTTCGGTTTGACCACCCATGGCTTGAGCCGCCTTGAGTCCTATGGCGAGCGGCTAGAATGCGGCGGTATCAGTGCCTCGGCCGAGCCAGTGGTCGAAACCGTCGCACCGGCGATCGCACGGGTGGATGGGCGCAACGCCGTCGGCCCGCTGGTCGGCATGGCGGCGCTGGACGCCGGCCTGCAGATGGCCAAACAGTTCGGGATTGGCTTGGTCCTGGCGCGCGGCAGCAATCACTTCGGTCCGGTGTCGCCGTACGCCTACCTCGCGGCCGAGCAAGGTTTCGCCAGCATCATTGGCAGTAACGCCACCACGACCATTGCCCCCTCGGGCGGCAGCGATGCGCGCCTGGGCAATAGCCCGCTGGGTTTTGGCGTGCCGAACCCGGATGGCAATCACTTCATGCTCGACATGGCCATGAGCGTGGTTGCCCGCGCCAAGATCCGCAACGCACTCACCCGCCAGCAAAGCATTCCGGATAACTGGGCCACGGACGCCAACGGTAAACCCACCACCGATCCTCGCGCGGCCTTGGATGGCTTCCTGTTGCCCATCGGCGCTCACAAAGGTTACGGCCTGGCGCTGGTGGTGGACCTGTTGGCGGGCCTGCTCTCGGACGCGGCCTACCTGACCCACGTGAAGTCCTGGGTCGATGCGCCGGATGAGCCGCAGAACCTGGGGCACTTCTTCATTCTGATCGACACCTCCCGCCTGGGCTCCTCGGCCTGGCTCAAGGAACGCATGACCGACTTCGCCGCCATCCTGCACCAGAGCCCGGCCATCGACCCGGCCGCGCCGGTGATTGTCCCGGGTGAAATCGAGCTGAAGAAGATGCAGCGCTATCTGCGCGACGGCGTGCCGGTGGACCCCACCACCCAGCGCCTGCTTGACCTGTATGCCAGCCGGGTGGCCTGA
- a CDS encoding ABC transporter substrate-binding protein, with protein MSRSPRLLAPTGVLRASINVGNPILARLDDVGQAAGVSVDLAHAFAAELGLTLQLCVFKSAGESVAAVCAGRADFGFFAIDPARDEQLAFTKPYVLIEGCYLVREDSPLDDNAQVDMPGIELVVGKGSAYDLYLTRELKHATIVRSPTSPTVVETFLASGANLAAGVKQQLEFDAARFPGLRLLPGRFMQIRQAMGVPRAYGKEAADVLHQFVERAKASGFVAEALERHGIVGATVAH; from the coding sequence ATGAGCCGATCCCCTCGCCTACTGGCGCCCACCGGCGTGCTCCGCGCCTCGATCAATGTGGGCAACCCCATCCTCGCGCGTCTGGATGACGTCGGCCAGGCGGCTGGCGTATCGGTGGACCTGGCCCACGCCTTCGCCGCCGAGCTCGGGCTGACACTGCAGCTGTGCGTGTTCAAGAGTGCCGGCGAATCGGTTGCGGCGGTTTGCGCAGGCCGTGCCGATTTCGGCTTCTTCGCCATTGACCCGGCGCGGGACGAGCAACTGGCCTTTACCAAGCCCTACGTGTTGATCGAAGGCTGCTACCTGGTCCGGGAGGACTCACCCCTGGACGACAATGCCCAAGTCGACATGCCGGGGATTGAACTGGTGGTGGGCAAAGGCAGCGCCTATGACTTGTACCTGACCCGCGAGCTCAAGCACGCCACGATTGTTCGCTCACCCACCTCGCCTACCGTCGTCGAGACTTTCCTGGCCAGTGGCGCCAATCTGGCGGCGGGCGTGAAGCAGCAGTTGGAGTTCGATGCCGCGCGGTTCCCCGGGCTGCGCTTGCTGCCGGGGCGCTTCATGCAGATCCGCCAGGCCATGGGCGTTCCCCGTGCGTATGGCAAGGAAGCCGCTGACGTGCTGCACCAATTCGTCGAGCGGGCCAAGGCTAGCGGCTTCGTCGCCGAAGCCCTCGAGCGCCACGGCATCGTGGGTGCCACCGTCGCCCACTGA
- a CDS encoding CitMHS family transporter has protein sequence MLAFLGLLMVVVFTYLIMAKRLSPIVALVVVPVIFSILAGFALTTDKMMLDGIKMVAPSAALLLFAILFFGVLFDAGLFDPMIKLILRVVNGDPVKIAMGTAILSLTTALDGDGTTTYMITCAAMLPLYKRIGMNPMILASLCVLSLSVMGGMTPWGGPATRVIAVLGLDAAEYFIPLLPTMAVGALGVLYTAFLLGRRERRRLGVVNLASGGDDCYIESIIGQGEHKKPRMVVPNLILVLIVMVCLVTGLLNSVISFLLGFMVALVMNYPRLNLQKERMLAHAGNAMVVVLLVFAAGVFAGIFSGTKMVDAIAQLLVHAIPPSWGHLFPLVVAITSMPLTFLLSNDAYYFGVVPILANAAAAYGISPMDIARASVLGQPVHQISPLVASTLLLVGMIDRDLGDFQKSTIKWAVLLSLLMIGVSLLTGAVTLLT, from the coding sequence ATGTTGGCATTTCTCGGCTTATTGATGGTCGTGGTGTTTACCTACCTGATCATGGCGAAGCGGCTTTCGCCGATTGTGGCGTTGGTCGTGGTGCCAGTGATCTTTTCGATCCTGGCAGGCTTCGCGCTCACCACTGACAAAATGATGCTCGATGGCATCAAGATGGTCGCGCCATCGGCTGCCTTGTTGCTGTTCGCGATTCTGTTTTTTGGCGTGCTGTTTGACGCCGGCTTGTTCGACCCCATGATCAAGCTGATCCTCAGGGTGGTAAACGGTGACCCGGTCAAGATCGCCATGGGCACCGCGATCCTGTCGCTGACCACCGCCCTGGATGGCGACGGCACCACCACCTACATGATCACCTGCGCGGCGATGCTGCCGCTGTACAAGCGGATCGGCATGAACCCGATGATCCTGGCGAGCCTGTGCGTGTTGTCGCTCAGCGTCATGGGCGGTATGACCCCCTGGGGTGGCCCGGCCACACGCGTGATCGCCGTACTCGGGCTGGATGCCGCCGAGTACTTCATCCCCTTGCTACCGACCATGGCAGTGGGTGCGCTCGGTGTGCTCTATACCGCATTCCTGCTGGGGCGGCGAGAGCGCAGGCGCCTGGGCGTGGTGAACCTGGCCAGTGGCGGCGATGATTGCTACATCGAATCGATCATCGGCCAGGGAGAACATAAAAAACCACGGATGGTGGTGCCCAACCTGATCCTCGTATTGATCGTGATGGTGTGCCTGGTCACCGGTCTGCTGAATTCGGTGATCAGTTTTCTGCTGGGCTTCATGGTGGCGCTGGTGATGAACTACCCGCGCCTGAACCTGCAGAAAGAACGGATGCTCGCCCATGCAGGGAATGCCATGGTCGTGGTGCTGTTGGTGTTTGCAGCCGGGGTATTTGCGGGGATCTTTTCCGGCACCAAGATGGTTGACGCGATTGCCCAATTGCTGGTCCATGCCATCCCGCCGTCCTGGGGGCACCTGTTCCCCCTGGTGGTGGCGATCACCAGCATGCCGCTGACGTTTTTGCTATCCAACGACGCTTATTACTTTGGCGTGGTGCCGATCCTGGCCAACGCCGCGGCGGCGTATGGCATCAGCCCGATGGACATCGCCCGCGCATCGGTGCTCGGCCAGCCCGTGCATCAGATCAGCCCGCTGGTGGCGTCGACCTTGTTGCTGGTCGGCATGATCGACCGGGACCTGGGGGACTTTCAGAAGAGCACGATCAAGTGGGCGGTTTTGCTCTCGCTGTTGATGATCGGGGTGTCGTTGCTGACCGGGGCGGTCACGCTGCTCACCTGA
- a CDS encoding glutathione S-transferase family protein, which produces MIIVHHLNNSRSQRILWLLEELGLPYEIKRYQRDPKTNLAPPELKAIHPLGKSPVIEDGGQVLIESAAIIDYLIRRHGHGRLQPDPASATYDKYVQWLHFAEGSAMLPLMLNLYVGRLGDAGAPLHPRIESEVANYLGYLNDVLGQAPYLVGDELSGADIQMSFIGEIAKAQGKLQAYPNLAAWVANFQARPAYRKAVEQGGEYAFAK; this is translated from the coding sequence ATGATCATCGTCCACCACCTCAACAACTCACGCTCGCAACGCATCCTGTGGCTGCTCGAAGAACTCGGCCTGCCCTACGAAATCAAGCGCTACCAGCGCGACCCCAAGACCAATCTCGCACCGCCCGAGCTCAAGGCCATTCACCCACTGGGCAAATCCCCGGTAATCGAAGACGGCGGCCAAGTGCTGATCGAATCCGCCGCCATCATCGACTACCTGATCCGCCGCCACGGCCACGGGCGCCTGCAACCGGACCCTGCCAGCGCCACCTATGACAAGTACGTGCAATGGCTGCACTTCGCCGAAGGCTCGGCCATGTTGCCGTTGATGCTCAACCTCTACGTCGGCCGCCTCGGTGATGCCGGTGCGCCGTTGCACCCGCGCATCGAATCGGAAGTGGCCAACTACCTCGGTTACCTGAACGACGTGCTGGGGCAGGCGCCGTACCTGGTGGGCGATGAGCTGAGTGGCGCGGATATCCAGATGAGCTTTATCGGCGAAATCGCCAAGGCCCAGGGCAAGCTGCAGGCCTACCCGAACCTGGCGGCCTGGGTGGCAAACTTCCAGGCGCGGCCTGCGTATCGCAAGGCGGTGGAGCAGGGTGGGGAGTATGCGTTTGCCAAGTGA
- a CDS encoding TetR/AcrR family transcriptional regulator, with translation MHAPDLIERTFAGKRSDLKRSILREALASFNEVGIEATNIETIRARCETSVGAIYHHFGNKEGIVAALFFAALEDQATLRDRYLQQAQTAQAGVEALVRSYVEWVDAQPEWARFMFQSRFAVANGPHKDELLTRNKQRNRQLTEWMSDEGRREAFSHIPAELLLSLIIGSAESYARAWLSGRVKKSPKDYAQLLAQAAWASINAADI, from the coding sequence ATGCACGCACCTGATCTGATCGAGCGCACCTTTGCGGGCAAGCGCAGCGACCTCAAACGCAGCATCCTGCGCGAGGCCCTGGCCAGCTTTAACGAGGTCGGTATCGAAGCCACCAATATCGAAACCATCCGCGCGCGGTGCGAGACCAGCGTCGGCGCCATCTACCATCATTTCGGCAATAAGGAAGGCATTGTCGCCGCGCTGTTTTTTGCCGCGCTGGAGGACCAGGCGACCTTGCGAGATCGCTACCTGCAGCAGGCGCAAACGGCGCAGGCAGGCGTGGAGGCGCTGGTGCGCAGTTACGTGGAATGGGTTGACGCGCAACCTGAATGGGCGCGCTTCATGTTCCAAAGCCGCTTCGCCGTGGCCAACGGCCCGCACAAGGATGAACTGCTCACCCGTAACAAACAGCGCAACCGGCAATTGACCGAGTGGATGAGCGACGAAGGCCGTCGCGAGGCGTTCAGTCATATCCCTGCCGAGCTTTTACTGTCGCTCATCATCGGTTCGGCCGAAAGCTACGCCCGGGCGTGGCTGTCCGGGCGGGTCAAGAAAAGCCCGAAGGACTATGCGCAGTTGCTGGCACAGGCGGCGTGGGCGTCGATCAACGCGGCAGATATTTAA
- a CDS encoding hotdog fold domain-containing protein — translation MSQFLSMFNSVGPAAFSQMACQVAPYFSTINPEIAELRPGHAVVNVPFRKEITNHLASVHAIALCNAAELAGGTMTDVSIPPGARWIPKGMTVEYLAKAKSNIRAVADGSGIDWSTAGDKIVPVDIFDEGEVKVFTAKITMNVKIA, via the coding sequence ATGAGTCAGTTTCTCAGCATGTTCAACAGCGTAGGCCCTGCAGCGTTCAGTCAAATGGCCTGCCAGGTGGCGCCCTACTTCAGCACCATCAACCCTGAAATCGCCGAACTGCGCCCAGGGCATGCCGTGGTGAACGTGCCGTTTCGCAAGGAAATCACCAACCACCTCGCCTCCGTGCACGCCATCGCCTTGTGCAACGCGGCCGAGCTGGCAGGTGGGACGATGACCGACGTGTCGATCCCGCCCGGTGCCAGATGGATTCCCAAAGGCATGACCGTGGAGTACCTGGCAAAGGCCAAGTCGAATATCCGCGCGGTGGCGGACGGCAGTGGCATTGATTGGTCAACCGCGGGGGACAAGATCGTACCGGTGGATATCTTCGATGAAGGCGAAGTGAAGGTGTTCACGGCGAAGATCACCATGAACGTAAAAATCGCCTAG
- a CDS encoding OPT family oligopeptide transporter → MTSAPPTTLPHGPVTRELSLRAVITGSVLGILLTPSNVYAGLKIGWSFNMSIIALLIGYAIFQGVAKRSTDHLPWTLHESNINQTVASAAASIISGGLVAPIPAYTLLTGNQLDAIPMIAWVFSVSFLGIWIAWYLRPSLLNDKALKFPEGMATLETLLHIYNHGREAATRLKVLLSAALLSGLVKWVDTFMWAFPRWSPSAQLERLTFTADPSLLLVGFGGIIGIRVGLTLLLGALLAWGGLGPWLLAQHLVTLPAGSSGPQFAALVEWLLWPGVSLMVCSTLASLAIRLWALYRSTHSDGESTWTVPKPGPAAGFVLAIVLVVSLQALLFGINLGMALLTIPLAICLAAVAARVVGATGIPPIGAIGQLSQLSFGIVAPGQVPINLMSANTAGGSAGQCTDLMNDFKVGKAIGATPHKQVIAQILGIFIGSIVGVFAYLALIPDPQSMLLTEEWPAPAVATWKAVAQTLTHGLDSLSTSIRWAIAIGGLVGVLLGILDSTLPAHRARYLPSAAALGLAFVLPASVSLMMALGAILTWLVSCRWPSLTERFAITAAAGLIAGESITGVGASLWSMVGSG, encoded by the coding sequence ATGACTTCAGCCCCGCCAACGACCCTCCCGCACGGCCCCGTCACCCGCGAACTCAGCCTGCGCGCCGTCATCACTGGCAGTGTCCTCGGCATCCTGCTCACGCCGTCCAATGTCTACGCCGGGTTGAAAATCGGTTGGTCGTTCAACATGTCGATCATCGCGCTGTTGATCGGCTACGCCATCTTTCAAGGAGTGGCCAAGCGTTCCACCGACCACCTGCCGTGGACCTTGCATGAAAGCAACATCAACCAGACCGTCGCCTCGGCCGCTGCTTCAATCATTTCCGGCGGACTGGTAGCGCCGATCCCGGCCTATACCTTGCTGACGGGCAACCAGTTGGACGCTATCCCCATGATTGCCTGGGTGTTCTCGGTGAGTTTCCTGGGCATCTGGATCGCCTGGTATCTACGGCCCTCGTTGCTGAATGACAAGGCGCTGAAATTCCCCGAGGGTATGGCCACCCTGGAAACCTTGCTGCACATCTACAACCATGGGCGCGAAGCCGCGACGCGCTTGAAGGTGCTGCTCAGCGCCGCGTTGCTCTCCGGGCTGGTCAAGTGGGTCGATACTTTTATGTGGGCCTTCCCGCGCTGGTCGCCCAGCGCTCAGTTGGAGCGCCTGACCTTCACCGCCGACCCTTCGCTGTTGCTGGTGGGCTTCGGCGGTATCATCGGCATTCGTGTGGGCCTGACCCTGCTGCTCGGCGCCTTGCTCGCGTGGGGCGGCCTGGGCCCCTGGTTGTTGGCGCAACACCTGGTGACCTTGCCTGCGGGCAGCAGCGGCCCGCAGTTCGCCGCGTTGGTGGAGTGGTTGCTGTGGCCGGGCGTGAGCTTGATGGTGTGTTCCACCTTGGCCTCGCTGGCGATTCGTTTGTGGGCGTTGTACCGATCAACGCACTCCGACGGCGAATCGACCTGGACGGTGCCCAAGCCGGGGCCGGCCGCCGGTTTTGTGCTGGCGATTGTGCTGGTGGTGAGTCTGCAGGCGCTGCTGTTCGGCATTAATCTCGGCATGGCGTTGCTCACCATCCCATTGGCGATCTGCCTCGCCGCCGTCGCCGCGCGCGTGGTGGGCGCCACCGGCATTCCGCCCATCGGCGCCATCGGGCAGCTGTCCCAATTGAGCTTTGGCATCGTCGCGCCAGGGCAGGTGCCGATCAACCTGATGAGCGCCAACACCGCCGGCGGCTCGGCTGGGCAATGCACCGACCTGATGAATGACTTCAAAGTGGGCAAGGCCATTGGCGCCACGCCCCACAAGCAAGTGATCGCGCAGATCCTGGGGATTTTCATCGGCAGCATCGTTGGCGTATTTGCCTACCTGGCACTGATCCCCGACCCGCAATCCATGCTGCTCACCGAAGAGTGGCCGGCACCGGCAGTCGCCACCTGGAAAGCCGTGGCGCAAACCTTGACCCATGGGCTCGATTCGCTGTCGACCAGCATTCGCTGGGCAATCGCCATTGGCGGCCTGGTCGGCGTGCTGCTGGGCATCCTCGACAGCACCTTGCCCGCCCATCGCGCTCGTTACTTGCCGAGTGCCGCGGCCTTGGGCCTGGCCTTTGTACTGCCGGCCTCGGTGTCGCTGATGATGGCGTTGGGCGCGATCCTCACCTGGCTGGTGAGCTGCCGCTGGCCGAGCCTGACCGAACGCTTCGCGATAACTGCCGCCGCCGGGTTGATCGCAGGAGAAAGCATCACGGGCGTGGGGGCGTCGTTGTGGTCGATGGTGGGGAGTGGGTGA
- a CDS encoding methyl-accepting chemotaxis protein, translating into MHSLLSPGIRLLGRFGFARKFQILFFLFMLPLAGSLWMIGSDYRDKLTVISSEQSGVRQLLALDALDGQLTAQRNLAARWKAADILHAPTPAAKAAMDKVDANFPLIQQSLQALGDALNAQHASADILTRFEALQATVKGMDSQSLRTVGWWPDGYDRFTSALTAMQTLREQITLDAGLILDPWLETYLLMQISTQHTPDLIERIGRMASVGQSSIASGQFTLQSRLQMRDLRGRIGDARDQLVKAAASLKAKQYAGLEPWTAQYDDSLQRLDNELKVLDDGVFGGTIKLDTAGFERSVDAMLDSLGALRNQSLHSLDARLAYYRDRSLQKFIPVAATFSLLALAALYLFICLQASIRRSASGITTLAESLRDGNLCVEVAVEGRDELAAISTALNVAVVQLRTSLLGVNHETQQLGSAVLTLNSQSGSTLTEVEDQQLQISQIAAAATQLAATSLGVAKSCEQASGSAQQTRRIAEDSSRDSQRTTASIQQLNLRLTDTADALEQVSQQGQQIQSVVDTIRGIAEQTNLLALNAAIEAARAGEQGRGFAVVADEVRSLSQRTQASTAQIAGTVDSLRATVSQAVTLMGAACEQALTDAESVTGLGTRLGEIAGAVQHVTDTLAQIATAVEEQAATADEVSGNIQQVDQAAGRLLDGARAVNRAADTLSKGSQALSDNTARFRLG; encoded by the coding sequence ATGCACAGCCTTTTATCACCGGGTATCCGCCTGTTGGGGCGATTCGGCTTTGCGCGTAAATTCCAGATTCTGTTTTTCCTGTTCATGCTGCCCCTGGCGGGTAGCCTGTGGATGATCGGCTCGGACTATCGTGACAAATTAACCGTGATTTCCAGCGAGCAGTCCGGCGTACGGCAATTGTTGGCCCTGGACGCGCTGGATGGCCAGTTGACGGCCCAGCGTAATCTGGCCGCACGCTGGAAAGCGGCGGATATCCTGCACGCCCCGACGCCGGCGGCGAAGGCGGCGATGGACAAGGTCGATGCCAATTTCCCGCTGATCCAGCAAAGCCTGCAAGCCTTGGGCGACGCGCTCAACGCCCAGCACGCCAGCGCCGACATCCTGACCCGCTTTGAAGCCCTGCAGGCCACGGTCAAGGGCATGGACTCTCAATCCCTGCGCACGGTGGGCTGGTGGCCGGACGGTTATGACCGTTTCACCTCGGCGCTCACCGCCATGCAAACCCTGCGCGAGCAGATCACCCTGGATGCTGGCCTGATCCTCGACCCGTGGCTGGAAACCTACCTGCTGATGCAGATTTCGACCCAACACACCCCTGACCTGATCGAGCGTATCGGGCGCATGGCCAGTGTCGGCCAGTCGTCTATCGCGTCGGGGCAGTTCACGTTGCAAAGCCGCTTGCAGATGCGTGACCTGCGCGGTCGGATCGGCGACGCGCGGGACCAGTTGGTCAAGGCGGCGGCCTCGCTCAAGGCCAAGCAATACGCCGGTCTTGAACCCTGGACCGCGCAGTACGACGACAGCCTGCAACGGCTGGACAACGAACTCAAGGTGCTCGACGACGGCGTCTTCGGCGGCACCATCAAGCTCGACACCGCAGGCTTCGAACGCAGTGTCGACGCGATGCTCGACAGCCTCGGCGCGCTGCGTAACCAGTCGCTCCATTCGCTGGACGCGCGCCTGGCTTACTACCGTGATCGTTCGCTGCAGAAATTCATTCCCGTCGCCGCGACGTTCAGCCTGCTGGCCTTGGCCGCGCTTTACCTGTTCATATGCCTGCAAGCCTCGATTCGCCGCAGTGCCAGTGGCATCACCACGCTGGCCGAGTCCCTGCGCGACGGCAACCTGTGCGTCGAGGTGGCGGTGGAAGGGCGTGACGAACTTGCGGCCATCAGCACCGCGCTCAACGTCGCGGTGGTGCAACTGCGCACCAGCCTGCTGGGGGTCAACCACGAGACGCAGCAACTCGGCTCGGCGGTGCTCACCCTCAATTCGCAATCGGGCAGCACCCTGACCGAAGTCGAAGACCAGCAACTGCAAATCAGCCAGATCGCCGCCGCCGCGACCCAGTTGGCGGCCACCTCCCTGGGCGTCGCCAAAAGCTGCGAACAGGCCTCGGGCAGTGCCCAGCAAACCCGGCGTATTGCCGAAGACAGCAGCCGTGACAGCCAGCGCACCACCGCCAGCATCCAGCAACTCAACCTGCGCCTGACCGACACCGCCGATGCGCTGGAGCAGGTCAGCCAGCAGGGCCAGCAGATTCAGTCGGTGGTCGACACCATCCGTGGCATTGCCGAGCAGACCAACCTGCTGGCGCTCAACGCCGCGATCGAAGCCGCCCGCGCCGGTGAGCAGGGCCGGGGGTTTGCCGTGGTGGCCGATGAAGTGCGCAGCTTGTCGCAACGCACCCAGGCGTCTACGGCGCAGATCGCCGGCACGGTCGACAGCCTGCGCGCCACGGTCAGCCAGGCGGTCACGTTGATGGGCGCCGCGTGTGAACAGGCACTGACGGATGCTGAATCCGTCACCGGGCTGGGCACACGTTTGGGCGAGATTGCCGGTGCGGTGCAACACGTCACCGACACCCTGGCGCAAATCGCCACCGCCGTAGAGGAACAAGCGGCGACGGCAGATGAAGTGAGCGGCAATATCCAGCAAGTGGACCAGGCGGCCGGGCGTTTGCTCGACGGCGCGCGGGCAGTGAACCGGGCGGCCGACACCTTGAGCAAAGGCAGCCAGGCATTGAGCGACAACACCGCGCGGTTTCGCCTGGGCTGA
- a CDS encoding DUF3144 domain-containing protein: protein MADATDSTFYDRADAHIELSNEQLQAHENLGQVSASMMFGTTRFNAWASARNFKSGAEMAEAREAMLKYFCDQYRMMLEDNLDDHINHFDRYMGVKQPE, encoded by the coding sequence ATGGCAGATGCTACTGACTCCACCTTCTACGACCGCGCCGACGCGCACATCGAATTGTCGAACGAGCAACTTCAGGCTCACGAAAACCTCGGCCAGGTCAGCGCCTCGATGATGTTCGGCACCACGCGCTTCAATGCCTGGGCCAGCGCGCGCAACTTCAAGTCCGGCGCGGAAATGGCCGAGGCGCGGGAGGCGATGTTGAAGTACTTCTGTGACCAGTACCGGATGATGCTTGAAGATAATCTGGATGATCACATCAATCATTTCGACCGATACATGGGCGTGAAACAGCCGGAGTGA
- a CDS encoding nuclear transport factor 2 family protein, whose amino-acid sequence MKRSIFQHVVLVILLGMGSCSAHANTQVEDRNKQRVTEAFERWRGGGTTFFSDILTPNVIWTIKGSGPSAGVYRGVDAFVDGAVKPFVSRLSRPVRPVSQQVWADGDHVIIQWEGAGVARDGQAYRNSYAWIFHMRDGKAFEVTAFLDLTPYDDVLRRIPE is encoded by the coding sequence ATGAAACGATCAATCTTTCAACACGTGGTCTTGGTCATCCTGCTCGGCATGGGGTCGTGTTCGGCTCATGCCAATACGCAAGTCGAGGACCGCAACAAGCAGCGCGTGACTGAAGCCTTCGAGCGTTGGCGCGGCGGTGGCACCACTTTTTTCAGCGACATACTGACGCCGAATGTCATCTGGACGATCAAGGGTTCAGGCCCTAGTGCGGGGGTTTATCGAGGCGTCGATGCGTTTGTCGACGGCGCAGTAAAGCCGTTCGTGTCGCGCCTATCCCGCCCGGTCAGGCCTGTGAGCCAGCAGGTCTGGGCTGACGGTGATCACGTGATTATTCAGTGGGAGGGCGCAGGTGTTGCGCGTGACGGTCAGGCCTACCGCAACAGTTATGCCTGGATCTTTCATATGCGCGATGGCAAAGCCTTCGAGGTGACCGCCTTTCTGGACTTGACCCCTTATGACGATGTGTTGCGGCGTATCCCGGAGTGA